Genomic DNA from Desulfurivibrio alkaliphilus AHT 2:
GTTGGGCCCGGTTGATTGCCGCCAGTTGGATGCTGCGGTCAAAAAGATGCTCCAGGCTGTGATCATGGCTGACCATCACCAGGGTCGCCCCCTGCCGGGCGCATTCGGCAAACAGCAGTTTGACAAATGATTCCCGTCGGTCCATGTCCAGCGACGAGGTCGGCTCGTCGGCGATTACCAGTTCCGGGCCGCCGATTAAGGCCCGGGCCGCCGCCACCCTCTGTTGCTGGCCGACGCTGAGTTGGGCTACCGGCTGGCGCAGCAACCGGGGGTCGGCCAGGTCCAGGTGCGCAAGCAGCCGCAGGGCCTCGGCGCGCAGGGCTGATGGCCGGCCGCCGGCATTTTCCCGCCGGCGGCGGGAAAAACGGCAGGGCAGGAGGACGTTTTCCAGCAGGGAGAGGTAAGGCAGCAAGTTGAAAAGCTGGAAGATGTAGCCCAGGTGGTCGGCCCGAAAATGGTCCCGTCGGCTGCCGCTTAAAGCGGCCAGATCCTGGCCCAGCACCTTCACCCGGCCGGTTTCGGCCACCCCGACCCCGGTGAGCAGGCTCAGCAGGGTGGTTTTGCCGCTGCCGCTGGGGCCGGCGATAAAGACCTTTTCCCCCCGGTCAACCCGTAAGGCGGGCAGGTCGAGAACCAAAGGGCCGCCGCGGTGCCAGCGGAAGCGCAGATCACGGCAGTCGATGGCTGGCGTATTGGTGGTGGCGTTGGGCATGGGGTGATTTTTAGCGCCGGTGTCTGGGGGTTACAGATTCAGGCGGGAGTTCTGCGGCCGCAAATCAGCTCCCACTTGACCGGCTGGGGTCACGGCCTGCACCCGGATCCTCTCGGTGCCGGGAAAATACTCAAAGAGCCGGAAGTCGATCCGGTTGAGGAGTTCTGGCCGCTCACAATGAAACTCCCACAGCCCGGTGAATTCTGCATGGTCATGATTATGTTTGTGCTCATGCCCGTGTTGGTGGTCGTGCCCGTGGGGATCGCCATGCCCGTGGCGCT
This window encodes:
- a CDS encoding ABC transporter ATP-binding protein; protein product: MPNATTNTPAIDCRDLRFRWHRGGPLVLDLPALRVDRGEKVFIAGPSGSGKTTLLSLLTGVGVAETGRVKVLGQDLAALSGSRRDHFRADHLGYIFQLFNLLPYLSLLENVLLPCRFSRRRRENAGGRPSALRAEALRLLAHLDLADPRLLRQPVAQLSVGQQQRVAAARALIGGPELVIADEPTSSLDMDRRESFVKLLFAECARQGATLVMVSHDHSLEHLFDRSIQLAAINRAQPDVAGEAAWQP